A single genomic interval of Candidatus Krumholzibacteriia bacterium harbors:
- a CDS encoding HNH endonuclease: protein MGPTLLRPVLVLDAGYQAVNVVPMRRALRLIATGKAVAVEEDPAIVLRSERASLNCPRIIRLFIAVAHRVYRTLQVRFNKRNVMARDHHRCQYCGSAERLTIDHVVPRSRRTREHPRGGPTSWDNCVTACLACNLKKGDRTPDEAGMELRSKPTKPRWFLPLVHRTARNDGWAETWGRYLGM from the coding sequence ATGGGCCCAACGCTGCTCCGACCCGTCCTCGTCCTCGACGCCGGCTACCAGGCCGTGAACGTCGTGCCGATGCGGCGGGCACTTCGTCTGATCGCCACGGGCAAGGCCGTGGCGGTGGAAGAGGATCCGGCGATCGTCCTGCGCAGTGAGCGGGCGAGCCTGAACTGCCCGCGGATCATCCGCTTGTTCATCGCGGTCGCGCACCGCGTGTACCGGACCCTGCAGGTCCGATTCAACAAACGCAACGTCATGGCACGGGACCACCACCGGTGCCAGTACTGCGGCAGCGCCGAGCGCTTGACGATCGACCACGTGGTACCGCGCAGCCGCCGGACACGGGAGCATCCGCGGGGCGGACCGACCAGCTGGGACAACTGCGTGACCGCGTGCCTGGCCTGCAACCTGAAGAAGGGCGATCGCACGCCCGACGAAGCGGGCATGGAGTTGCGGTCGAAGCCCACGAAGCCGCGTTGGTTCCTGCCGCTGGTCCACCGCACCGCTCGCAACGACGGCTGGGCCGAGACGTGGGGTCGTTACCTCGGGATGTGA
- the lat gene encoding L-lysine 6-transaminase, with translation MATDSTISVPRVRPEHVHDVIGGSMLADGMPFVVDLDESSGSRLHDALSGRDYLDFFNYFATQPLGHNHPAMVDPEFVAHLGRVAITNPSNSDFYTEEMAAFVQTLHDTAQPASLPHLFFVAGGSLAVENGLKAAFDWKFQKRAARGLPDDENLSILHFRHAFHGRSGYTMSLTNTDPHKTKWFPKFDWPRVDAAPITFPLSDHLAEVEEAEQRSLAQIREAVERDGDRIAGLIIEPIQGEGGDNHFRPEFLQALRAVCDEHEMLMIVDEVQTGTGTTGRWWAYQHHGIEPDVLCFGKRMQVCGILAGARLDDVEGVFRSSSRINSTWGGNLVDMVRATRYLQVIEAEQLVENAATVGTHFLRGLNTLQDEFGGLLSNVRGRGLFIAFTLPDRVTRGSVLARCQEEGLLLLPSGPRSIRARPPLSVTVDEADEAVSILRRVLARV, from the coding sequence ATGGCCACCGACTCCACGATCTCCGTTCCCCGGGTGCGTCCCGAACACGTCCACGACGTCATCGGCGGGTCGATGCTCGCCGACGGGATGCCCTTCGTCGTCGACCTCGACGAGAGCTCGGGCAGCCGATTGCACGACGCGCTGAGCGGTCGCGACTACCTCGACTTCTTCAACTACTTCGCGACCCAGCCTCTCGGTCACAACCATCCGGCGATGGTCGATCCCGAGTTCGTGGCCCACCTCGGGCGGGTGGCGATCACCAACCCGAGCAACAGCGACTTCTACACCGAGGAGATGGCGGCCTTCGTGCAGACCCTGCACGACACGGCGCAGCCCGCGTCGTTGCCGCACCTCTTCTTCGTGGCCGGCGGATCGCTCGCGGTGGAGAACGGCCTCAAGGCGGCCTTCGACTGGAAGTTCCAGAAGCGGGCCGCCCGCGGTCTGCCCGACGACGAGAACCTGTCGATCCTGCACTTCCGCCACGCCTTCCACGGCCGCAGTGGATACACAATGAGCCTGACGAACACGGATCCGCACAAGACCAAGTGGTTCCCGAAGTTCGACTGGCCGCGCGTGGACGCGGCGCCGATCACCTTCCCGCTCTCCGATCATCTCGCCGAGGTCGAAGAGGCCGAGCAACGTTCGCTCGCGCAGATCCGCGAGGCGGTGGAGCGCGACGGCGATCGCATCGCCGGGCTGATCATCGAGCCGATCCAGGGCGAGGGCGGCGACAACCACTTCCGGCCGGAGTTCCTGCAGGCCCTGCGCGCGGTGTGCGACGAACACGAGATGCTGATGATCGTCGACGAGGTGCAGACGGGAACCGGCACCACCGGACGGTGGTGGGCCTACCAGCACCACGGCATCGAGCCCGACGTGCTGTGCTTCGGCAAGCGCATGCAGGTGTGCGGGATCCTGGCCGGTGCAAGGCTCGACGACGTCGAGGGGGTGTTCCGGTCGAGCAGTCGGATCAACTCGACCTGGGGTGGCAACCTGGTCGACATGGTCCGCGCCACGCGCTATCTGCAGGTGATCGAGGCCGAGCAATTGGTGGAGAACGCGGCGACGGTCGGCACACACTTCCTGCGCGGACTGAACACGTTGCAGGACGAGTTCGGGGGGCTGTTGTCGAACGTTCGCGGGCGGGGACTGTTCATCGCGTTCACCCTGCCCGATCGCGTCACGCGCGGAAGCGTCCTCGCCCGGTGCCAGGAGGAAGGTCTCCTGCTGCTTCCGTCGGGGCCTCGGTCGATCCGGGCGCGGCCGCCCCTGAGCGTCACCGTCGACGAGGCCGACGAGGCGGTGTCGATCCTGCGCAGGGTCCTCGCGCGTGTGTGA
- a CDS encoding glycosyltransferase encodes MQKNSLSLCMIVKDAEDTVGRAIKSALAVVDEVVVVDTGSTDNTRLIVEGYGARVIDHHWHDDFSAARNAGLSAAYGDWILILDADEVLETIRPVEIGRLLADEDAVAYYARLRDESSGRGSTVHDKVRLFRNHPDIRFRYPIHEQVTPSIAQIAQRTGGEFLPSPLSIVHYGSPDDDDKSTRARNQRLLHRAIDQYPDEPYFRYRLACEIAVHLEEKVLPVKGFRQMMSELQAAITQVRGFDERRRAHVGYGPDLYARTAAAELADGRPLDALDTCAEGLDRFGEGSLLRFTQGRALLAAAEVQPGEAADEFRAAGAARMHLMLERDASLEPAPIGNAYFEVYPHRYLGAAALAAGEIVEARDHFRTALSNDPDYTGALCGLARVAEAEGRVRDALQVYLKALSINEDEIDAWIGGAEVLIGLGFDDNARSWLQKLSNSVPEEPRVEQLLTRIEGVPAVSRA; translated from the coding sequence ATGCAGAAGAATTCGCTCTCGTTGTGCATGATCGTCAAGGACGCCGAGGACACCGTCGGACGCGCGATCAAGAGTGCGCTGGCCGTCGTCGACGAGGTCGTCGTCGTCGACACCGGATCCACCGACAACACGCGGCTGATCGTGGAGGGCTACGGTGCCCGGGTGATCGATCACCACTGGCACGACGACTTCTCGGCCGCGCGCAACGCCGGCCTGTCGGCGGCCTACGGCGACTGGATCCTGATCCTCGACGCCGACGAGGTGCTCGAGACGATCCGTCCCGTGGAGATCGGGCGGCTGCTGGCCGACGAGGACGCCGTGGCCTACTACGCGCGGCTGCGTGACGAGAGTTCGGGGCGCGGTTCGACGGTGCACGACAAGGTGCGCCTGTTCCGCAACCATCCCGACATCCGCTTCCGTTATCCGATCCACGAGCAGGTCACGCCGTCCATCGCGCAGATCGCCCAACGCACGGGCGGGGAGTTCCTCCCGAGCCCGTTGTCGATCGTCCACTACGGCAGTCCCGACGACGACGACAAGAGCACCCGGGCCCGCAATCAGCGCCTGCTCCACCGTGCCATCGACCAGTACCCCGACGAACCCTACTTCCGCTACCGCCTGGCCTGCGAGATCGCGGTGCACCTCGAGGAGAAGGTTCTGCCGGTGAAGGGTTTCCGGCAGATGATGTCGGAACTGCAGGCCGCGATCACCCAGGTGCGCGGTTTCGACGAGAGGCGGCGCGCCCATGTCGGCTACGGCCCGGATCTCTACGCCCGCACGGCCGCGGCCGAACTCGCAGACGGCCGCCCGCTGGACGCTCTGGACACCTGCGCCGAGGGACTCGACCGATTCGGAGAGGGATCACTCCTGCGCTTCACCCAGGGTCGGGCCCTGCTCGCCGCCGCCGAGGTCCAGCCGGGCGAGGCGGCCGACGAGTTCCGCGCGGCCGGTGCTGCTCGCATGCACCTGATGCTGGAGCGCGATGCGAGTCTGGAGCCGGCACCGATCGGCAATGCCTACTTCGAGGTCTACCCGCACCGTTATCTCGGAGCGGCCGCTCTGGCCGCCGGCGAGATCGTCGAAGCGCGCGATCACTTCCGGACGGCCCTCTCGAACGATCCCGACTACACGGGAGCCCTGTGTGGACTCGCCCGCGTCGCCGAGGCCGAGGGGCGTGTTCGCGACGCGCTGCAGGTCTACCTCAAGGCACTGTCGATCAACGAGGACGAGATCGACGCGTGGATCGGCGGAGCCGAGGTCCTGATCGGGCTGGGTTTCGACGACAACGCGCGGTCGTGGCTGCAGAAGCTGTCGAACTCCGTGCCCGAGGAGCCGCGGGTCGAGCAGTTGTTGACGCGCATCGAGGGTGTGCCGGCGGTGAGTCGGGCCTGA
- a CDS encoding DUF72 domain-containing protein has product MAQPRRAPLPRNAAEEAPIRFGCSSFSSDDWVGPFYPAGTQPRDFLRVYAQHFDTVEVDATYYAIPKASIVDGWVDKTPEGFLLSAKFPKSICHAGEGPRPDGGKVLVPEHTFGERDAFLDVMSRMGDRLGPLVLQFPYFGKAVFADPREFLQRLDHFLDELPGEFEYAVEIRNRSWVGPDLAHLLRRHRVTMVLVDQAWMPHADEVEQRFDPVTGPRMYVRLLGDRKEIEAITKTWDTEVIDRRERLQRWATFLSRHVRQGRNALVYVNNHYAGHAPTTVRRLMEMVDREMQESGD; this is encoded by the coding sequence GGCGCAACCACGCCGTGCCCCGTTGCCTCGCAACGCCGCCGAGGAAGCCCCCATCCGCTTCGGATGTTCCTCGTTCTCGTCCGACGACTGGGTCGGTCCGTTCTATCCCGCCGGCACCCAGCCCCGTGACTTCCTGCGGGTCTACGCCCAGCACTTCGACACCGTCGAGGTCGACGCCACCTACTACGCGATTCCGAAGGCGAGCATCGTCGACGGATGGGTCGACAAGACCCCCGAGGGCTTCCTGCTCAGCGCGAAGTTCCCGAAGTCGATCTGCCACGCGGGCGAGGGGCCACGGCCGGACGGCGGGAAGGTCCTCGTTCCCGAACACACCTTCGGCGAGCGCGACGCCTTCCTCGACGTGATGTCCCGCATGGGCGATCGACTGGGACCGCTGGTGCTGCAGTTCCCGTACTTCGGCAAGGCGGTCTTCGCCGACCCCCGTGAATTCCTCCAGCGTCTCGACCACTTCCTCGACGAGTTGCCCGGCGAGTTCGAGTACGCCGTCGAGATCCGCAATCGCTCGTGGGTCGGTCCCGACCTCGCGCACCTGCTGCGCCGCCATCGGGTGACCATGGTGCTGGTCGACCAGGCGTGGATGCCGCACGCCGACGAGGTCGAGCAACGTTTCGACCCCGTCACCGGCCCGCGGATGTACGTGCGTCTGCTCGGCGACCGCAAGGAGATCGAGGCGATCACGAAGACCTGGGACACCGAGGTCATCGACCGGCGCGAGCGCTTGCAGCGCTGGGCCACGTTCCTGAGCCGGCACGTCCGGCAGGGCCGGAACGCGCTGGTGTACGTGAACAACCACTATGCCGGTCACGCGCCGACCACGGTTCGACGGCTGATGGAGATGGTCGACCGCGAGATGCAGGAGAGCGGCGACTGA
- a CDS encoding TrmH family RNA methyltransferase — protein sequence MDPRRPRAPLPPVVGVIENVRSLWNVGSMFRSADGAGVHRLVLCGFTAHPPRAEISKTALGAEQAVPWEYWSKAREACEALRSAGFQVIALERAPASVELETLKLRPPVALVVGHETEGVSEATRMACDTTAHLPMFGTKQSLNVAVAFGVAAYAVRRRLGFQPVHGAGGTIGLDPPEP from the coding sequence ATGGATCCCCGACGCCCACGCGCGCCGCTGCCACCGGTGGTCGGCGTGATCGAGAACGTGCGCAGCCTTTGGAACGTCGGCTCGATGTTCCGCAGCGCCGACGGTGCCGGCGTGCACCGTCTGGTGCTCTGCGGTTTCACCGCCCATCCTCCGCGCGCCGAGATCAGCAAGACGGCTCTCGGCGCCGAGCAGGCGGTCCCGTGGGAGTACTGGTCGAAGGCTCGCGAGGCCTGCGAGGCGCTGCGCTCGGCAGGCTTCCAGGTGATCGCGCTCGAGCGCGCGCCGGCGAGCGTCGAGCTGGAGACGCTGAAGCTCCGCCCGCCCGTCGCCCTGGTGGTCGGTCACGAGACCGAAGGCGTGAGCGAGGCCACACGCATGGCCTGCGACACCACCGCCCACCTTCCCATGTTCGGCACCAAGCAATCGCTCAACGTGGCCGTGGCCTTCGGCGTGGCGGCCTACGCGGTGCGCCGCCGTCTCGGCTTCCAGCCCGTCCACGGCGCGGGCGGCACGATCGGGCTCGACCCGCCGGAGCCTTGA
- a CDS encoding FlgD immunoglobulin-like domain containing protein yields the protein MMHLFDRPDHPMSSYVPSRRPWPWTSCTAALLLAVCLVPTTATAQRVLFDFEGPYLLDPGRTIKDHSLVYDDSTQTWHAFYIRGEVGAPGTSSEQQLGHATSANLRRWSILPPVIESEEGSFDARNTWAPTVIRNEDDDGWTMYYTGRDDQFLQRTGRADAVDLFDWQKLPANPILEPDSTVYLWSPDLAVPELSSFRDPFFLEIDGTFHLLHTALVPDSTVGAGRRGVVHHFESTDRQNWVDVGPLAVSNSTQGVWRDIESVQMVEHQGTWTMFFTLFGVQGVQYIQSEDFASGWDFTTAQELDFGIAAEFHRVAPDSWIYTRHLPAVHLPTHPQAGEIFYTLRADTMRFDPDTGEPVVVPTDPLGPDWIEETGTAFLAAPTFGDNQLERGEPEVGAFGHGYVSSREFYNGPLGVAGALGAQLGDEPVGTLTSRWFTIEPTDSLITFRIAGTEDPGCRVELVQRVSADPESLAVVRSTIPSGTRSMTSDWWDVRDLRGAEVRVEVIDESAEGWIALDHFRTLVEPVVPTSAPPQRSSGRIERVAPNPFNPRTVIEFSLDRRQPVQLVVHDLRGRRVRTFDRGRLDAGTHRVIWNGTDDAGSEVASGVYLVRLLGDATLGPARKLTLVR from the coding sequence ATGATGCATCTCTTCGACCGCCCCGACCACCCGATGTCTTCGTACGTCCCCTCCCGGCGCCCGTGGCCGTGGACGTCGTGCACGGCGGCCCTGCTGCTCGCCGTGTGCCTGGTCCCGACGACGGCCACCGCCCAACGGGTGCTCTTCGACTTCGAAGGGCCGTATCTCCTCGATCCGGGACGCACGATCAAGGACCACTCCCTGGTCTACGACGACAGCACGCAGACCTGGCACGCCTTCTACATCCGTGGCGAGGTCGGTGCTCCCGGAACCTCCAGCGAGCAACAGCTCGGACACGCGACGAGCGCGAATCTCCGGCGGTGGTCCATCCTGCCTCCGGTGATCGAGTCCGAGGAAGGGAGCTTCGACGCGCGCAACACCTGGGCACCCACGGTGATCCGCAACGAGGACGACGACGGCTGGACGATGTACTACACGGGCCGTGACGACCAGTTCCTGCAGCGCACCGGTCGCGCCGACGCCGTCGATCTCTTCGACTGGCAGAAGCTCCCCGCGAATCCGATCCTCGAACCGGACTCCACGGTCTACCTGTGGTCGCCCGACCTGGCGGTGCCCGAGCTCAGCTCCTTCCGCGATCCCTTCTTCCTCGAGATCGACGGCACCTTCCACCTGCTGCACACGGCCCTGGTGCCCGACAGCACGGTCGGCGCCGGCCGTCGCGGTGTCGTGCACCACTTCGAGAGCACCGACCGCCAGAACTGGGTGGACGTCGGCCCGCTGGCCGTGAGCAACAGCACCCAGGGCGTGTGGCGCGACATCGAGTCGGTGCAGATGGTCGAGCACCAGGGGACCTGGACCATGTTCTTCACGCTCTTCGGCGTCCAGGGCGTGCAGTACATCCAGAGCGAGGACTTCGCGTCGGGATGGGACTTCACGACCGCGCAGGAACTCGACTTCGGAATCGCCGCGGAGTTCCACCGGGTGGCCCCGGACAGCTGGATCTACACACGCCACCTGCCGGCCGTCCACCTACCCACCCATCCGCAGGCGGGCGAGATCTTCTACACGCTGCGAGCCGACACGATGCGCTTCGACCCCGACACGGGCGAACCCGTCGTCGTCCCGACCGATCCGCTCGGGCCCGACTGGATCGAGGAGACGGGCACGGCGTTCCTGGCCGCTCCGACCTTCGGCGACAACCAGCTCGAGCGTGGTGAACCGGAGGTCGGTGCCTTCGGCCACGGCTACGTCAGCAGCCGGGAGTTCTACAACGGCCCGCTCGGTGTCGCGGGCGCGCTGGGAGCTCAGCTCGGCGACGAACCGGTGGGCACGCTCACCTCGCGCTGGTTCACGATCGAGCCCACGGATTCACTGATCACCTTCCGGATCGCGGGAACCGAGGACCCGGGCTGCAGGGTGGAGCTGGTGCAGCGCGTGTCGGCCGACCCCGAGTCCCTGGCCGTCGTGCGCAGCACGATCCCGAGCGGGACCCGCAGCATGACCTCCGACTGGTGGGACGTGCGCGACCTCCGCGGAGCCGAAGTCCGCGTCGAGGTGATCGACGAGTCGGCCGAGGGTTGGATCGCACTCGACCACTTCCGCACGCTCGTCGAACCGGTCGTTCCGACTTCTGCCCCGCCGCAGCGATCGTCGGGCCGGATCGAGCGCGTGGCCCCGAACCCCTTCAATCCGCGCACGGTGATCGAATTCTCGCTCGACCGCCGTCAGCCGGTGCAACTCGTGGTGCACGACCTGCGCGGACGGCGGGTGCGGACCTTCGACCGCGGCCGTCTCGACGCCGGAACCCACCGGGTGATCTGGAACGGCACCGACGACGCCGGGAGCGAGGTCGCCAGCGGCGTGTACCTGGTGCGGCTCCTCGGCGACGCGACGCTCGGACCGGCCCGCAAGCTCACGCTGGTACGCTGA
- a CDS encoding sulfurtransferase TusA family protein, which produces MSAGRGRTLDTRGDLCPQPIIDLAAEITALPAGAELVVLSDDAAFPADVRAWCAGTGHDLLALDRHDREFTARIRKRES; this is translated from the coding sequence ATGAGCGCCGGCCGAGGACGGACCCTGGACACCCGGGGCGACCTGTGCCCGCAGCCGATCATCGATCTGGCCGCGGAGATCACGGCGCTGCCGGCCGGAGCCGAACTCGTGGTGCTGAGCGACGACGCGGCCTTCCCCGCCGACGTCCGGGCATGGTGTGCCGGGACCGGGCACGATCTGCTCGCGCTCGACCGGCACGACCGCGAGTTCACCGCCCGCATCCGCAAGCGGGAGTCCTGA
- a CDS encoding HAD-IG family 5'-nucleotidase, with translation MPDRNESQHGSLETASGGRALADHFLPGERNIPRTQRIFTNRNLRMERIEAIGFDMDHTLALYDRATFEQLTFDMAVETLIRDKGYPEVLREVRYQPDFIIRGLVVDKKLGNLLKIDAHGYVAVVYHGTRKLDREQRLRAYRNLRVNLRSERYQSFDTLFSMPEGSLFAAVVDLKESDRTGAMKKVRMAQIFDDVRDSVDTVHRDGSLKSVIMDDLPRYFIEDPNLRPTLLRFRALGKRLFLLTNSEYEYTEAVMRHLLGNAHEDWKDLFDLVICSSAKPGFFMDGREAEPVPTPDCAHEEDFVFLGGNASFIENFLGANGDQVLYFGDHTYGDILRSKKTVGWRTAMIVFELEHEVRIQERRSHLASEVRDLIARTQDLARDRDQLMLLMRALEGLDSGAPVTQEVPEWAHGYTAREVRDFLTLTEDERSVRVAELQSTLDGLDFLVAQTGSRARILESRIRDSYNPQWGWLFREGNKVSRFGRQVKEFACIYTSRVANFLNYPGNFYFIAPEERMPHEW, from the coding sequence ATGCCGGATCGGAACGAATCACAGCACGGATCGCTCGAAACCGCCAGCGGCGGACGTGCCCTCGCCGACCACTTCCTGCCCGGCGAGCGCAACATTCCGCGGACGCAGCGGATCTTCACCAACCGCAACCTGCGGATGGAACGGATCGAGGCGATCGGTTTCGACATGGACCACACCCTGGCCCTTTACGACCGCGCGACCTTCGAGCAGCTCACCTTCGACATGGCGGTCGAGACGCTGATCCGCGACAAGGGCTATCCCGAGGTCCTGCGCGAGGTCCGCTACCAGCCCGACTTCATCATTCGTGGCCTGGTCGTCGACAAGAAGCTGGGCAACCTCCTGAAGATCGACGCGCACGGCTACGTGGCGGTGGTCTACCACGGCACGCGCAAGCTCGACCGCGAGCAGCGGTTGCGGGCCTATCGGAACCTGCGCGTGAACCTGCGCAGCGAGCGCTACCAGAGCTTCGACACGCTGTTCAGCATGCCCGAGGGCTCGCTCTTCGCCGCCGTGGTCGATCTCAAGGAGAGCGACCGAACGGGGGCGATGAAGAAGGTCCGCATGGCGCAGATCTTCGACGACGTCCGCGATTCCGTGGACACCGTCCACCGCGACGGCTCCCTGAAGAGCGTCATCATGGACGATCTGCCGCGCTACTTCATCGAGGACCCCAACCTTCGACCCACACTGCTGCGCTTCCGTGCCCTGGGCAAGCGGCTCTTCCTGTTGACCAACAGCGAGTACGAGTACACCGAAGCGGTCATGCGCCATCTGCTCGGCAACGCGCACGAGGACTGGAAGGACCTCTTCGACCTCGTGATCTGCTCGTCGGCCAAGCCGGGCTTCTTCATGGACGGCCGCGAGGCCGAGCCGGTGCCGACCCCCGACTGCGCCCACGAGGAGGACTTCGTGTTCCTGGGCGGCAACGCCAGCTTCATCGAGAATTTCCTGGGCGCGAACGGCGATCAGGTCCTCTATTTCGGCGACCACACCTACGGGGACATCCTGCGCAGCAAGAAGACGGTGGGCTGGAGGACGGCCATGATCGTGTTCGAACTCGAGCACGAGGTGAGGATCCAGGAGCGACGGTCGCACCTCGCCAGCGAGGTGCGCGATCTGATCGCCCGCACCCAGGACCTGGCCCGGGACCGCGACCAGTTGATGCTGTTGATGCGAGCACTCGAAGGCCTGGATTCTGGAGCGCCCGTGACCCAGGAGGTCCCCGAGTGGGCGCACGGCTACACCGCGCGGGAGGTCCGGGACTTCCTCACCCTGACCGAGGACGAGCGGTCGGTGCGGGTGGCCGAACTCCAGAGCACGCTCGACGGACTGGATTTCCTGGTGGCGCAGACCGGCTCGCGGGCCCGGATCCTGGAATCGAGGATCCGCGACTCCTACAATCCCCAGTGGGGCTGGCTGTTCCGCGAGGGCAACAAGGTCAGCCGCTTCGGGCGGCAGGTGAAGGAATTCGCGTGTATCTACACGTCGCGTGTGGCAAATTTCCTGAACTACCCCGGCAACTTCTATTTCATCGCCCCGGAGGAACGCATGCCCCACGAGTGGTAG
- the wecB gene encoding UDP-N-acetylglucosamine 2-epimerase (non-hydrolyzing) has protein sequence MSTHEKSTHVVVVVGTRPEAIKLAPLVLALRADGVPARVTLLSTGQHREMLRPVFELFALEPDVDLDLQRPDQTLDDVVSGVVARVGAAVAEHRPDVLVVQGDTSTAFAAGLAAFHHRVPVAHVEAGLRTDDPTNPFPEEMNRRLVSRLASLHYPPTERAARALRTEGVAEERIHVTGNTVIDALYWLRDQRRDRIASDTARLLDPLGIGDEPLVVVTGHRRESFGEPLRRVCRALRRIADENEDLRLVYPVHLNPNVQGAVHEALGDHPRIHLVPPVGYTTMVGLLERATIVVSDSGGIQEEAPSFGAPVLVTRETTERPEGVEAGVAHLVGTDDERIVERFRELRARGVAARPDHRSNPYGDGRACERIVQTLVGSEIP, from the coding sequence TTGAGCACGCACGAGAAATCGACCCACGTGGTGGTCGTGGTGGGAACACGCCCGGAAGCGATCAAGCTGGCGCCGCTGGTCCTGGCGCTGCGCGCCGACGGAGTCCCGGCCCGGGTGACGCTGCTGAGCACGGGGCAGCATCGGGAGATGCTGCGACCCGTGTTCGAGCTCTTCGCCCTCGAACCCGACGTCGATCTCGATCTGCAGCGCCCCGACCAGACCCTCGACGACGTGGTCTCGGGTGTCGTCGCGCGGGTGGGGGCGGCAGTCGCCGAGCACCGGCCGGACGTGCTCGTGGTCCAGGGGGACACCTCGACGGCCTTCGCAGCGGGTCTGGCGGCCTTCCACCATCGTGTCCCGGTGGCCCACGTCGAGGCCGGCCTGCGGACCGACGATCCCACGAACCCCTTCCCCGAGGAGATGAACCGACGCCTGGTGTCGCGCCTGGCGAGCCTCCACTACCCCCCGACCGAGCGCGCGGCGCGGGCCCTGCGCACCGAGGGTGTGGCGGAGGAACGGATCCACGTGACGGGCAACACCGTGATCGACGCCCTGTACTGGTTGCGCGACCAGCGACGCGACCGCATCGCCTCGGACACGGCGCGACTGCTCGACCCCCTCGGCATCGGCGACGAGCCCCTCGTGGTCGTCACCGGACACCGCCGCGAGTCCTTCGGAGAGCCACTCCGACGCGTGTGCCGGGCCCTCCGACGCATCGCCGACGAGAACGAGGACCTGCGCCTGGTGTATCCGGTGCACCTGAACCCGAACGTCCAGGGAGCGGTGCACGAGGCCCTGGGCGACCACCCGCGGATCCATCTGGTCCCGCCGGTCGGCTACACCACCATGGTCGGCCTGCTCGAGCGCGCGACGATCGTGGTCAGCGACTCGGGAGGCATCCAGGAGGAGGCACCGAGCTTCGGCGCCCCCGTGCTCGTGACCCGCGAGACGACCGAACGGCCCGAAGGGGTCGAAGCCGGCGTGGCGCATCTGGTCGGCACCGACGACGAACGGATCGTCGAGCGCTTCCGCGAACTCCGCGCGCGCGGCGTCGCGGCACGGCCGGACCACCGGTCGAACCCCTACGGCGACGGAAGGGCCTGTGAACGCATCGTGCAGACCCTCGTCGGATCGGAGATCCCTTGA
- a CDS encoding SDR family oxidoreductase has translation MIAGDSDRNPSRTVLVTGATNGIGRAAALELARRGAHVIVVGRDPRRTRAVVAAVEAEQGSAESRVADLSSQAEVRALATAVLADHARLDVLLNNAGAIFRDRRLSTDGFEMTFALNHLGYFLLTNLLLDRLIESAPARVVNVASRAQERGRLDFDDLQNERNWSMMRAYGDSKLANVMFTAGLARRIDGRGVTTYSMHPGFVGTGFAANNGGWLRLGMKLVRPFIRSPERGADTAVWLSEAPGIEVHNGGYFVDRRRVDPVPRARDVDAQERLWSVSAEMTGVTVTS, from the coding sequence TTGATCGCGGGCGATTCGGATCGGAACCCCTCGCGCACCGTCCTCGTGACGGGCGCCACCAACGGCATCGGCCGCGCGGCCGCACTCGAACTCGCCCGGCGCGGTGCACACGTGATCGTGGTCGGACGCGATCCCCGACGGACCCGCGCCGTCGTGGCGGCCGTCGAGGCCGAGCAGGGGTCGGCCGAATCCCGCGTTGCCGACCTGTCCTCACAGGCCGAAGTGCGCGCACTGGCCACCGCCGTGCTGGCCGATCATGCGCGCCTGGACGTCCTCCTGAACAACGCGGGCGCGATCTTCCGGGATCGCCGCCTCTCGACCGACGGCTTCGAGATGACCTTCGCGCTCAATCACCTCGGCTACTTCCTCCTGACGAACCTGTTGCTCGACCGTTTGATCGAGAGCGCACCGGCGCGCGTGGTCAACGTTGCCTCGCGCGCACAGGAACGCGGTCGGCTCGACTTCGACGACCTGCAGAACGAGCGCAACTGGTCGATGATGCGGGCCTACGGCGATTCGAAGCTGGCCAACGTCATGTTCACCGCCGGCCTTGCCCGCCGGATCGACGGGCGTGGCGTGACCACCTACTCCATGCACCCCGGCTTCGTGGGCACCGGCTTCGCGGCGAACAACGGCGGATGGCTGCGCCTCGGCATGAAGCTGGTGCGGCCGTTCATCCGGTCTCCGGAGCGAGGAGCCGACACCGCGGTGTGGTTGTCCGAGGCGCCGGGGATCGAGGTGCACAACGGTGGCTACTTCGTCGACCGGCGCCGGGTCGATCCGGTACCCCGGGCCCGCGACGTGGACGCCCAGGAACGACTGTGGAGCGTGAGTGCAGAGATGACCGGCGTCACGGTGACGTCCTGA